The genome window CTATCTGAGCCCTGAAAGCACTCCAAAAGGAGCTGTTTTGGTGGCGGCAGGAGGTGTTCAGCAGGCCTTTTTTAAGTCGTATCGACCTGAACCATTTAGTTTCCAGGACCACTACAAAAGGTTGCGGTGTTGATCAATTGCCCCTGAATGTGAGCTCCCTCCGTGCGATAGGCCATTGACTGGCAGCAGCCAGTAGTCCGTCCAAATCGCTCGTCTTCGCTGGAGCTGATTAATTATTCATGGAGCCCGACGGCCTGTCAGAGTTCCTGCTGCCCTCCCGGCAGGGCTGCTGAGCGGGTCGTGCCAAAACACGGACGCCATGCAGAGCCACATGCACCTATCTGACCGCCTGCCTGTTTGGCCAGCCAGACGGGGCAGTAAATCCAGCAGCCGCCGCCTCTGATGTCCAGCTATTGGTCTTCTCATTAGTCCACCTACTGGATAGTCATCCCACTGGTCCAGCTGCTACTGATCTACTCAGTAGTAGACTCTACTGCGAGAAGTTCaaactttaaaaaacaaaaaaaaactctgtgTTATTCATTCATGCTggagtaagggggggggggggggttgcattgggctgtgctgggccgtGCTGGGCTGCACTGGTGTTTGCGCTGTCAATGCAGAAGAACCTTTCCTCCTTTTGTAATGCCTTTTTAGTCCCTAAACATCTCAATTCTATTAATTCAGTGATTTAAGTAATGCCCTCTAAAGCTTTTTTACTCCCCTGTTTTTGTCAGGCTGTCTGTCCATCTTGCTGCATCTGTCCATGCCTCTGCCCTGCTCTCTTACCACCTGACCAGCCCACCAGCTGGTTACTTATTTCCTGCAGCTGTATCTGCTGAGAGTGAGGagtagagatggaggaagagagaagaggggggagggggtgagaggagagtgtgaggcagagaacagctgtgttgtgtgtgtgtgtgtgaggcagagaacagctgtgtgtgtgtgtgtgtgtgtgtgaggcagagaacagctgtgtgtgtgtgtgtgtgtgtgtgaggcagagaacagctgtgtgtgtgtgtgtgtgtgtgtgtgtgaggcagagaacagctgtgtgtgtgtgtgtgtgtgtgtgtgaggcagagaacagctgtgtgtgtgtgtgtgtgtgtgtgtgaggcagagaacagctgtggtgtgtgtgtgtgtgtgtgtgtgaggcagagaacagctgtgtgtgtgtgtgtgtgtgtgtgtgtgaggcagagaacagctgtgtgtgtgtgtgtgtgtgtgtgtgtgtgtgaggcagagaacagctgtgtgtgtgtgaggcagagaacagctgtgtgtgtgtgtgtgtgtgtgtgtgtgtgtgaggcagagaacagctgtgtgtgtggtgtgtgtgtgtgtgtgtgaggcagagaacagctgtgtgtgtgtgtgagtgtgaggcagagaacagctgtgtgtgagtgtgaggcagagaacagctgtgtgtgtgtgtgtgtgaggcagagaacagctgtgtgtgtgtgtgagtgtgaggcagagaacagctgtgtgtgtgtgtgtgtgtgtgaggcagagaacagctgtgtgtgtgtgtgtgtgtgtgtgtggtgtgtgtgtgtgtgtgtgtgtgtgagagagagagagaatgtttgaaGCATGTTCTCTTTACTTGTCTTGACTGAAacctgggagagagaggtgaaggagGCAGGAGTgaagggaaagagacagagggagggagagattgtCAGAGCTTTACGAGGCACCACCACATTGCCTGTGTCTCTCTAGGCACAGCAgagcctcctcctctctcactctcactctcactctctctctctctctcagtgcctctctctctcactctctctcagtgcCTGTGTGCTCAGTGCTCTCACTCCGGCTGGTTCCTTCTCACACACTTATTTGTCCtctttcactttcactctctccctcattcatcTCTATTTCTCTCGTCTGTCTGGCTGTTTTGCCTTTTTTGTAACTTAAAAGTAGTCACggctgttcactgtgtgtgtgtgtgtgtgtgtgtgtgtgtgtgtgtgtgtgtgtgtgtgtgtgtgtgagcgctatTGATGAATTCTTCTACGCTCAGATTTTTCACCCTCTTTGTATACTGTACTCACAGGCAGTGAGGTGCATGGTGGCGGACAAGTaccccacacacagactcaaacacAGACTCTGAGTTGAGGACGAGGAGGTGAAAAGCAAGCGGATTACAAAGCCAGTTTAATCTAGCCGAGCCGCCCAGGGATTTCTCTCGCCTCCTCGCACATCTCCCATGATGCTTAGGGAGAAGGTGCAGGAGCTGTGCTGATTGGTCCAGGCCCTGACGAGAGATGGCATGGCCAGACCAAGATGAaattctccaacacacacacacacacacacacacacaaaccacctcCATATAATATTTGAATGTTTCCGAAGTGAAGTCTGATTTGTGTTCTGCTTGAAAAGTCTACCATCATAGCATGTCTGATGtctgcctccccctctctccatttgtGTTCCAGAAAGATGTTTTGTTGCCTCATTGTCTAAACAGTGCAGCTCCGATGGATTCACATCTCATCGGTGTGAAGGCTGTGTCTTGTCTGTGAAACCTGTGAGCAGGCTATAGCATCTTGCTCTGTAGAGTTGCAGTATTGGAGTATTAGGAGAAGACCAGCGATGGTTGTTTGGTGTAGTGATGAGGTTTGGGGGTTTTCTCGCTGCTGATCAGTAGCTTATGTGGAGTGCAGGGAGTATGGCACATGACCCACTGGTAGGAGCTACTGTAGGGTTAATGCTTTATCTTAACGCTTTATCTTAACATTGTTTTGGTGTCGtcatgtgcaacacacacacacacacacacacacacacacacacacacacacacacacacacacacacacacacacatacttacaggTGATAAAGACTTTGGTCATCATTCCCTTTAAACTGACTGTCAGTATCAGTGTTTTTGTATTTCTGCAGTAGAAGTCTTATCTTTCTCACTGCTTCTTCCTTTGCCTCCACCCTCGCTCCTTTGTAtcttctgcctccctctctctctcactctcacttcatctctctctctctctttccctcccttccttccaccgtctctctctctctccatattttctccatccctcgttctctctctctctctctcttctctctctctctctctctctctctctctctctctctctctctctctctctctctctctctctctctctctctctctctctctctctctctctctctctcttgatccgGGATGCCTGGGGGACAGAGTGCAGACAGGACccatcaccatggcaacagctTCTGCAAGCTGCTGACACCCATCCCCTACTGGAGAGGCTGTGggggagggcgagagagagagggagggagagggcaaGAGCAGAAATGAGGGGAGGAAAAGGAGGGGGGGGTAGAGACGGAGAGGGATATGAGGGAGATGCTGAGACATGGGAAgagcgggcgggatgagagagggactgagaggaaggagggagagagggactgggagatagaggagagagagggactggaggaaagggggagagagagggactgggaggaaggaggtagagaggagagagggactgggagatagagggagagagaggagagagagggactgagaggtagagaggtgaggagggggggggggggtggaatgaCCCTCTCCTCCTGGGACACTGGCCTTCTCACTCGCAGAATTAGCATAACAGAACAGAGGGAAGGCTGGGAttttaaaggtgtgtgtgtgtgcgtgtttggtgtgtgcgcatgcaggcaagtgtgtctctttgtgtatttgtgagtgagtgtgtgcatgggcagagaaggagggaaagatccagagagagggaaagagagataaagagaaaccgagagaaagagagagagagtgaaggaaggaaggaaagaaagagggggtaGATCTCTCCCCTGGGTCTTAGACTCTTTCCACATTCTAGGTCAGCTCATCGCCTGGAGGTCTGCACTGTCATTGTCTGGcttcttttctcttcccccCTTCTTAACTTATCATTAGAATTATTAGGCATCTATTTTACCATTCTAGGACCTTCATAAATGCCCCAGtgatttcctctcctctcctgtgcaCTGTGTTCATTAAAATATTTGCCATGTGCTGAGTGGCTGTGTGGCCCAgcagtgaccacacacacacaacacagagatgCCCAACTAAATGCTTACAGAGGATCTTGAGTTAATTCTAACGTGTGATGTTAACCTCCCCACacctaccccccccctccccttcaaaAAAGGACATGTTCCTTTAAAACACTATTCTCTGTAACTCTCTGCGTAGTGACTGTGCGTGTATTTAAAAAGAGaagtgcccccctcccctcttgtACTCAAATCAAATCCAGAAGTTGGATGTCAGTGTACAGAAACGGGCTGGGTGAGAGAAGTCTACTTGTCAGACAGTCaacctctctacacacacacacacacacacacacacgcacacgtgcggTCGTGCAGACACGCATTCAGTTAGTCACTAATTCAGGCCAGATTCAATCTGGATATTGTCACCAAAACTCTTCTGCAGATGACTGTAGTCACAGGTCCATACTCATTCATTCACCACCGCAACCACATCCACTAGGTCACCAGTCTAGNNNNNNNNNNNNNNNNNNNNNNNNNNNNNNNNNNNNNNNNNNNNNNNNNNNNNNNNNNNNNNNNNNNNNNNNNNNNNNNNNNNNNNNNNNNNNNNNNNNNNNNNNNNNNNNNNNNNNNNNNNNNNNNNNNNNNNNNNNNNNNNNNNNNNNNNNNNNNNNNNNNNNNNNNNNNNNNNNNNNNNNNNNNNNNNNNNNNNNNNTTCACATGAAATTCACATGATTAAGACACTGTAcccctgctcccccccccctcttgtatcccttcctctctctctctcctccattctttctctccctccctctttctctctcacagttCCCCATGGGCCCTGGTCCTGATGGTCCCATGGGAGGGATGGGCCCCATGGAGCCCCACCATATGAACGGATCGCTAGGTGAGCGCCACTATCACACTCCTGAGCTGAGAATACATAGGGGTTTTAGAGCAGAAAACTCCAGTTGTCAATGGACAACTTTTAATAATCCATATAGGAACTGGTCACTCTCTGGCAAAGAGTGTAGCCTCTTGTATAATCACCTTCAAACCTACTAGATTACTTGAGGGGGTCTGATTAGTTATTGAATTAGTTCTGTGTCTGACTTGTTCTAAcctgtccttctctcctctctctcaggctCTGGAGATATGGATGGGTTGCCAAAGGTACATAGAAACCTCTGGGAGCACACAACCAAATAAACAAATGACACAAACCAATCAACATTAGGACTTGTAGCTGTGTCACAGTCATAGCGTTACATTCACTCTCCACCAGTAATGATGTAAAATGACAAGCAGTGTTAAACTGTACCATTAATGAAGTGTATTATTCACATGACTCATTTGGTAGATACAACAATGACAGATGTAACTGTCCTAAATCCTGTTCATTTTCTGTATCTCCCAGAACTCTCCCAACAACATGGGGGGCATGAACAACCCTCCGGGCACCCCGCGTGATGACGGGGAGATGGGCGGCAACTTCCTCAACCCCTTCCAAAGTGAAAGTGTGAGTAGAGCCTGCCCCTAGTCCCGCCCTCCAGTCCACCCCTTCCTGAAACCCTCCATTCATATGGCTGCTCCCATGAGCCATGCTACTGCACCAGCCAGTCAGCTGCTAGCAGTGGGACCTACAGCCAATCAGCATGGACCACACTGCTTCTCACAAACATGCCGTAGCCAACCAGCATTCAGTAGTAACTAAAGGCCAGTCTAGTTGATTGTCCGATGTATCGTCCTTCCCCATCACCCttgcccccctccctcttcaAGCTTAGCCATATTTGCACGAGACCCTTGTAAATGTGTGGAAATTCTGCTTTAAATGTACACATGCAGCAGCCAGCATTGTTGGACTGCCATTCTGCGATGGCATTAGCTCCCTATTcatcaatgtacagtatatagatGAAAACCAAGGAAAACTGAAAAAGTGTGAAAAGCAACTTGCACTAAATTCTGCATTCTGCTGTAGTTTGGGGAGGACCAGAAACTGGCCTAGTGTAATGTTTTCACACTGTTGCGTGCtcgctctcatctctctccctccctccccctctccccttctctctcttttcagtaTTCACCCAACATGACGATGagtgtctgattttttttcttcttttcttatttttttttttatttcttctttgtttttatgtttttttgttgttgttttttttaaccccTTCGCTGAAATGGCTCCGTTCCCCTTTGATcctgccccccttccccctctgcAACTCACCCCGCCATCCCTGGCTCTACAaacgaaaaacaaaaacaaaacaaaaaaaaaactcaacccCAACCTCGCCGCCTCCTTAAAAACCTCACACACCTCTCCACTGGCCGCAC of Alosa sapidissima isolate fAloSap1 chromosome 1, fAloSap1.pri, whole genome shotgun sequence contains these proteins:
- the zgc:110158 gene encoding single-stranded DNA-binding protein 2, which codes for MYAKGKGAVVPSDSQAREKLALYVYEYLLHVGAQKSAQTFLSEIRWEKNITLGEPPGFLHSWWCVFWDLYCAAPDRRETCEHSSEAKAFHDYVSHLLLILCFLLHCTPAPPPLLYPFLSLSPPFFLSLPLSLSQFPMGPGPDGPMGGMGPMEPHHMNGSLGSGDMDGLPKNSPNNMGGMNNPPGTPRDDGEMGGNFLNPFQSESYSPNMTMSV